CCCTTCGGGCGAGGCCCGCGCCCAGGACGCCACACGATCTTCATGTCGATCGGCCGTGCAGACCCTGGCGAAGCTGGTGGCCGATCCGCCGCGGCGGGATCGTCGCGTCGCCGATTACATCGCGGCGCGTCAGCATCTGGATCGCGCCAACCGCGCCTGCGACGGCAATCAGGGGGAACGCGCGATGGCGGAGGCCGATGCCGGCATCCGGCGTCTGGCCCCCGATCTCCGCGGCGGTGTGCTGCGCTAAGCCGGCACCTGCGGCTCAGATCCCCTCGCCCGGCAGCACATCATCCACAGGCCGCAGCCGGATCAGAACCTTGTCGATCCGGCGGCCATCCATGTCGACGACTTCGAAGCGGATGTCCTGCCAGTCGAAGACGTCGCCGGCCACCGGCACCCGCTCCATATGCCAGAGCAGGAAACCGGCGAGGGTCGCGTAGTCTCCTTCGCCGTGAAGGTCCTGACGGTCGAGCAGGCGCTCCACCTCGCCGATCGCCATCCGGCCATCGGCAAGCCAGCCGCCCTCGGGCCGCGCAACCGCCGCAGGCCGGTCATCATCCCAACCCAGCGCGGTCTCACCCGCGATCGCCGACAGGATGTCGGTGGCGGTGACGACGCCCTCGACACCGCCATATTCATCGACCACCAGGGCCATCGGCTCACGTTCATCGCGGAGCATGGCGATCATTTTCAACAGCGGCACCGCTTCATGCACCACCAGCACCGGCCGGGCAAGCGTCGCCATATCGGGGGTGCCGCCGGCCAGCACGACATCCAGGATGTCGCGCGTGGCGACGATGCCTACCGGCTCGTCCAGGCTGCCGCGGGCAACCGGATAGCGAGAGCGCGCGCTGCCCGAGATCCGGTCCAGCTGTTCGCCGAAAGGCCGGTCGGCATCCAGCCAGATGACGTCGTGGCGCGGGGTCATCACGGTGCGCACCGGCCGGTCGTCGAGGGCAAAAACGCTGTCGATCAGGTTCTGTTCGGCACGATCGATGGCACCACTGTCCGCCCCTTCGCGAACCATGGCCCGGATCTCGTCCTCGGTGACCGCTTCGGCCGAGGCGGTGTTGACCCTGAGCAGCTTCAATCCGCCTTCGGTCGACACACGCAGCAGCCAGATCGCCGGGGTGGCGATCACCGCCAGCACCGACATCGGCCGCGCCACCGCCATGGCGATCGTCGTGGCATGGGCAAGCGCCAGCCGCTTCGGGATCAATTCTCCCACCACCAGAGACACATAGGTGACGCCGGCGACGACAAGGCCCACGGCCACCGGCCGCGCATGGGGCTCGAAGCCCGGAATGGTCGCCAGCATATCGGCCAGCGGCCCGGCGAGGGTGGCGCCGGAATAGGCACCGGCCAGCACGCCCACGAGGGTGATGCCGATCTGCACGGTGGACAGGAACCGGGTCGGGTCGTCGGCGAGCCGCAATGCGGCGGCTGCCGACCGGTCACCGGCCGAGGCCCGCTCCATCAGCCGCGGGCGGCGGGCGGAGACCAGGGCCATTTCCGACATCGCGAAAACCGCATTCAGCAGGATCAGCGCGAAGACGATCAGTATTTCGAAGATCACGACGGTGCGACGTTGCTCATGGCCCGGCGGCGGCGCCGGCGGCTCTTGGCCAGGATGTTGAGACCTTCGACCAGCGCCGAGAAGGCGATGGCGAAGTAGAGATAGCCCTTCGGTATATGGAAATGCAGCCCGTCTGCGATCAAGGCCACGCCCACCAGAAGCAGGAAGGACAGGCAAAGCATTTTCACAGACTGATGCCGCTCCACGAAACGGCCGACCGGGGCGGCGGCCACGATCATCACGATCATGGCCGCGATCACCGCGGCCACCATGACCGGCAGATGCTGCGCCATGCCGACCGCCGTGATCACGCTGTCGAGCGAAAACACGATGTCGAGCAGGGCAATCTGTACCACGGCAGCGGCGAGGCTGAGATGGATCTTCGGTTCCCCTGCCCCGTGCTCTTCATCGCCGTCCACCGTGTGGTGGATCTCGGTCGTGGCCTTGGCGAGCAGGAACAGGCCGCCGGCGATCAGGATCACATCCCGCCAGGACAGGGCGAAGCCCCAGACGTCCACCAGCGGTGCAGTCAGGCCGGCCACCCACGAGATGGCCGCCAGCAGGATCAGCCGGGTGACGAGGGCCAGCGCCAGCCCCACCCGCCGGGCGGTGTCCCGCCGTTCAGGGGCCACCCGTCCGGCGATGATCTGGACGAAGAGAAGGTTGTCGATACCGAGGACGATCTCCAGCACCGCGAGGGTGAGGAAGCTGAGAATGACCTGCGGATCGGTGAGCAGATCGAGCATGGAGCCCGTGCGCCTTCCTGAAACAAGAACATGCCGTTGCGGTCAGCATAACCGTCGGAGCCCTGACGGCGATGCCGACAATCCACCGGGGGGTGACGATTTTCGACGACATGGCACCGAAGACACAGCTGCCGGGAGGTCCCGGCCCGTTCAGGCCGCCTCGGGCAATGGCAGCGCCACCCCATCCTCACTCCCGGCCTCGAACTCGGCCTCCAGCCCTTCCACCAGGCTGCCCAGCATCCAGAACAACCGCTCGCAGAGATTGGTTGCCAGGAGCAGGCGCCCGCGATCGGCCGGCGCCAGCGCCTCTTCCGCCGCCAGATAGCTGCTGCGGATGCGCCCCATGGTCTCGGCGCGATCGCCGGTCATCGCCCGCAGCAGCATCCGCTCGTCCGCATCGGCACTCTGCGCCACCTCGGCCAGCGTCATCACCACGGCATCGATGCCATCCAGCATGCCGCGCGAGACCCGCCCCATCACCCCCGGATCGGTCAGCCGGTCGATGAGCGTGCCGGCCAGCTCGGCGAAGGTGTGGATCACCCCGTCGAGACGCTGATGATTGGCCACCGCGCGGGCCAGCCGCTCATAGGCGGCAGCCGGGATGTCGGCGGCGCCGAGATCCCGCAGCACCTCGGCGATCCGCCCATGCAGGGTCAACAGCCCGTCGACCCGCTGGGCCATCGCCACCCTGCCGGCCGCCGGATCCCCCGGATCGGCCGCAATCGCCGACAGATGCGCCAGATGGGCGACCAGCCGGCGCT
The window above is part of the Tistrella mobilis genome. Proteins encoded here:
- a CDS encoding hemolysin family protein, translated to MIFEILIVFALILLNAVFAMSEMALVSARRPRLMERASAGDRSAAAALRLADDPTRFLSTVQIGITLVGVLAGAYSGATLAGPLADMLATIPGFEPHARPVAVGLVVAGVTYVSLVVGELIPKRLALAHATTIAMAVARPMSVLAVIATPAIWLLRVSTEGGLKLLRVNTASAEAVTEDEIRAMVREGADSGAIDRAEQNLIDSVFALDDRPVRTVMTPRHDVIWLDADRPFGEQLDRISGSARSRYPVARGSLDEPVGIVATRDILDVVLAGGTPDMATLARPVLVVHEAVPLLKMIAMLRDEREPMALVVDEYGGVEGVVTATDILSAIAGETALGWDDDRPAAVARPEGGWLADGRMAIGEVERLLDRQDLHGEGDYATLAGFLLWHMERVPVAGDVFDWQDIRFEVVDMDGRRIDKVLIRLRPVDDVLPGEGI
- a CDS encoding TerC family protein, giving the protein MLDLLTDPQVILSFLTLAVLEIVLGIDNLLFVQIIAGRVAPERRDTARRVGLALALVTRLILLAAISWVAGLTAPLVDVWGFALSWRDVILIAGGLFLLAKATTEIHHTVDGDEEHGAGEPKIHLSLAAAVVQIALLDIVFSLDSVITAVGMAQHLPVMVAAVIAAMIVMIVAAAPVGRFVERHQSVKMLCLSFLLLVGVALIADGLHFHIPKGYLYFAIAFSALVEGLNILAKSRRRRRRAMSNVAPS